One Faecalispora anaeroviscerum genomic window carries:
- a CDS encoding desulfoferrodoxin family protein, producing the protein MNKEQKFFICKHCGNLVGMIVSSGAPMMCCGEKMTELVANTTDAATEKHVPVVTVEGNTVHVVVGSVEHPMLPEHFIQWIYLLTTTGGHRTALQPGEAPKAVFTLQDDEKPVAVYEYCNLHGLWKTEL; encoded by the coding sequence ATGAACAAGGAACAAAAATTCTTTATCTGTAAGCATTGCGGCAATTTGGTTGGAATGATCGTGAGTTCCGGCGCACCTATGATGTGTTGTGGGGAGAAGATGACCGAGCTGGTTGCGAATACTACTGATGCTGCTACCGAGAAGCACGTTCCCGTTGTCACCGTGGAAGGGAATACCGTTCACGTCGTTGTTGGCAGCGTAGAGCATCCCATGCTGCCGGAGCATTTTATTCAGTGGATTTATCTGCTGACCACCACGGGCGGCCACCGTACGGCTCTTCAGCCCGGAGAGGCTCCGAAAGCCGTCTTTACATTGCAAGACGATGAAAAGCCGGTTGCGGTTTATGAATACTGCAATTTGCACGGCCTGTGGAAAACAGAACTGTAA